From the Thermococcus guaymasensis DSM 11113 genome, one window contains:
- a CDS encoding adenylate kinase, protein MNILIFGPPGSGKSTHSRRIVEEYGLTYISSGDLIRQEIERKSSLGVEMATYLSRGDLIPDTIVNTLIISRLRRQRENFILDGYPRTPEQVIALENYLYDHGIRLDLALEIFIDEDTSVERIAGRRICPNCNAVYHIKYNPPKVPGVCDICGSKLIQRADDREEVVRKRYRIYTKNMEPIIKFYRAKGIYVRVDGDGLIPDVWKRMKPLLDYIHEREKKRKEQE, encoded by the coding sequence GTGAACATCCTTATCTTTGGGCCTCCCGGCTCAGGAAAGAGTACTCACTCCAGGAGGATCGTCGAAGAGTACGGCCTCACTTACATCTCCTCAGGAGACCTCATAAGGCAGGAGATAGAGCGAAAAAGCTCCCTTGGGGTGGAGATGGCCACCTATCTGAGCAGGGGTGACTTAATACCTGACACTATCGTCAACACCCTGATAATTTCCCGCCTGCGGCGCCAGAGGGAAAACTTCATACTCGACGGATACCCGAGAACGCCTGAGCAGGTCATAGCGCTTGAAAACTACCTCTACGACCACGGCATACGGCTTGACCTTGCACTTGAGATATTCATAGACGAGGACACGAGCGTGGAAAGGATAGCCGGAAGGAGGATATGTCCGAACTGCAACGCCGTCTATCATATTAAGTACAACCCTCCAAAAGTTCCGGGAGTCTGCGATATCTGCGGCTCAAAGCTGATTCAAAGGGCCGATGACAGGGAAGAGGTTGTCAGAAAGAGATACCGCATCTACACCAAGAACATGGAGCCCATAATAAAGTTCTACCGGGCGAAGGGCATCTACGTCCGGGTCGATGGAGACGGCCTCATACCCGATGTCTGGAAAAGGATGAAGCCCCTCCTTGATTACATTCACGAGAGGGAGAAAAAGAGAAAAGAACAGGAGTGA
- a CDS encoding class I SAM-dependent methyltransferase — protein sequence MAEYFDKIASRYDDWYKTKTGQYVDRVEKWLVFSMLKTKSGRALDLGCGTGNYTLELKKRGFDVIGLDASEEMLKIARMKGLNCIKGDAYNLPFPDESFDLVLSVTMFEFIHEPEKVIAEIHRVLKPGGEVLIGTMNGRSLWFIFKRLKSIFVETAYRYARFYTPEELETLLKNAGFRDVESAGVIFFPSFWPFLGLAERVDRKCHKRCKELAAFIAVRGVKG from the coding sequence ATGGCGGAGTATTTCGACAAAATAGCGAGCCGCTACGATGACTGGTACAAAACAAAGACCGGCCAATACGTTGACAGGGTTGAGAAGTGGCTGGTCTTCTCGATGCTCAAAACGAAGTCTGGCAGAGCCCTGGATCTCGGCTGCGGAACAGGGAACTATACGCTTGAGCTCAAAAAGCGTGGTTTCGACGTTATAGGACTCGATGCAAGTGAAGAAATGCTGAAAATAGCGCGGATGAAGGGCCTCAACTGCATCAAGGGAGACGCCTACAACCTACCCTTTCCGGACGAAAGCTTTGACCTCGTGCTGAGCGTCACGATGTTTGAATTCATACACGAGCCAGAGAAGGTAATCGCGGAGATCCACCGCGTCCTCAAGCCAGGTGGCGAAGTCCTTATCGGGACTATGAACGGCAGAAGCCTGTGGTTCATTTTCAAGAGGCTTAAGAGCATTTTTGTCGAGACTGCCTATCGGTATGCCAGGTTTTACACGCCAGAGGAGCTGGAAACTCTCTTAAAAAACGCTGGTTTCAGGGACGTTGAAAGCGCAGGGGTAATATTCTTCCCCTCGTTCTGGCCATTCCTTGGTCTCGCGGAGAGGGTGGATAGGAAATGCCACAAAAGATGCAAAGAGCTGGCCGCATTTATCGCTGTTAGGGGCGTGAAGGGTTGA
- a CDS encoding DUF2284 domain-containing protein: MQVLWEREIPVDTIKVSPRPVWKCRACPMYGKRPSCPPHAPDWKEAREWVGSFKRAILVKFEIDMNDFENEKRKVLLWLLDKERELFREGNFYAMALFPGNCNLCPDCPFERGEPCRMPEKVRPSVDAVGIELSSLVEIDFSESVLYGLIMVE; this comes from the coding sequence ATGCAGGTACTGTGGGAACGTGAGATCCCAGTGGACACCATCAAAGTATCACCAAGGCCCGTGTGGAAGTGTCGGGCCTGTCCAATGTACGGCAAAAGGCCCAGCTGTCCTCCCCATGCCCCGGACTGGAAGGAAGCGCGGGAGTGGGTGGGGAGCTTCAAGCGCGCTATCTTAGTAAAGTTCGAGATAGACATGAATGACTTTGAGAACGAAAAAAGAAAGGTACTCCTCTGGCTTTTGGACAAAGAGCGGGAGTTATTCAGGGAAGGGAACTTTTACGCAATGGCGCTCTTCCCCGGAAACTGCAACCTCTGCCCAGACTGCCCCTTTGAGAGAGGCGAACCCTGCAGGATGCCTGAGAAGGTCAGACCCAGTGTTGACGCGGTAGGAATAGAGCTCAGCTCCCTCGTTGAGATAGACTTTTCGGAGAGTGTCCTATACGGCCTGATAATGGTTGAGTAG
- a CDS encoding MTH1187 family thiamine-binding protein produces the protein MAVAELCLFPLGTGSPSVGKYLEPVLEVIKASGLKYYVCPMGTVVEGSVEEILELVKKCHEAMLKAGAKRIVINLKIDDRVDKSLTIEGKMGV, from the coding sequence ATGGCCGTCGCGGAGCTGTGTCTCTTTCCCCTTGGGACTGGGAGCCCGAGCGTTGGAAAGTACCTTGAACCGGTCTTGGAGGTCATAAAGGCCAGCGGCCTTAAATACTACGTCTGCCCTATGGGAACGGTAGTTGAGGGCTCCGTGGAGGAGATCCTTGAGCTTGTAAAGAAGTGCCATGAGGCAATGCTAAAAGCCGGTGCGAAGCGTATCGTCATCAACCTGAAGATTGACGATAGGGTTGATAAGTCCCTCACCATAGAGGGCAAGATGGGGGTTTAA
- a CDS encoding single- stranded DNA-binding family protein, whose translation MKLSTGYVRASGYAHKVRRVLFALTRGKVDPKEVIRAAGELNQRIFERLLELKVDKADVVRITVPFEIEDGRIVWDYGNLKIEVYKKGEEERLAKALEEVEERERELDQRIREIEETALRLKEIAEELLEKIERLKEEHTSLKLKAEE comes from the coding sequence ATGAAGCTGAGCACTGGCTACGTTAGAGCCTCCGGCTATGCCCATAAGGTTAGGAGAGTCCTTTTCGCTTTGACGAGAGGTAAGGTTGATCCTAAAGAGGTCATCCGTGCTGCGGGCGAACTCAACCAGCGCATATTCGAGCGGCTCCTTGAACTTAAGGTTGACAAGGCGGACGTAGTAAGGATAACCGTTCCCTTCGAGATAGAGGACGGAAGGATAGTCTGGGACTACGGGAACCTCAAAATCGAAGTTTACAAAAAGGGCGAGGAAGAGCGGCTTGCAAAGGCCCTCGAAGAGGTCGAGGAGAGGGAGAGAGAACTCGACCAAAGAATCCGAGAGATCGAGGAAACGGCACTGAGACTCAAGGAAATAGCAGAAGAACTCCTTGAAAAGATAGAAAGACTGAAAGAGGAACACACTTCCCTGAAGTTGAAGGCAGAGGAGTGA
- a CDS encoding ParB/RepB/Spo0J family partition protein produces MSRISLISREGAFKRAERIKREYEAIYGIGFELERTFIPLEDAVPTQKELSESKLLVVLEEIKHGYDAPTIAIPYRDKYYIIDGHHRAFALKKLGFERVEAILLKPLGEFLPGIVKTAEKEGLKKLEDIKIVRN; encoded by the coding sequence TTGAGTAGAATAAGCCTAATTAGCAGAGAAGGGGCCTTCAAACGCGCTGAACGGATAAAACGTGAGTATGAAGCCATATATGGCATTGGGTTTGAGCTTGAAAGAACGTTCATTCCCCTTGAGGATGCCGTCCCCACCCAGAAAGAGCTCAGTGAGAGTAAACTCCTTGTAGTCCTTGAAGAGATAAAACACGGATACGATGCCCCTACAATAGCTATCCCCTACAGGGACAAATACTACATCATAGACGGCCACCACAGGGCTTTTGCGCTAAAGAAGCTCGGATTTGAGCGTGTTGAGGCAATCCTGCTCAAGCCTCTTGGAGAGTTCCTCCCCGGTATTGTCAAAACGGCGGAAAAAGAGGGATTAAAAAAGCTGGAAGATATAAAAATAGTGAGGAATTAA
- a CDS encoding STT3 domain-containing protein, with translation MVKSKVKKQKEKVKTPKGGRKEPESLKKLASLYPKLKTYGLAVLTLIVAYYGYIIRMKTAKLKYFLDPDTFYHFEMFKQAVKEGIPHYWPLAEAPTGIKVSGSLGLYAIPAKVYNLIFSHLGYTELDFFKMWTPLVGAITIVGVYLLGRKLHSDWAGFWAAVFLAFSYANYTKTYSGNARGEAPFLMFFVFALIAMTYYLDEKANWKEISKSWKKVLWGILFLVFGWLFMMSWQGSEFGVGVLLLFMGIYPILLFVFGKIEELKRFTYEFYPLMLVLLLGAIPLTSIPLIGYKSFLVFSLEVYFAIVVLTAIMLFGEKVGLNYSDKKHRFGTVLAVGVLGFLGAYLYFGPDLWKFLAGAYQSNPLYQTVAELAKTRWVDVKNAFSIHYAHGAGQDGMLYIFSIVGFLVILSRISWKLYKGDITGYKEVFLVVYYAAATYFLWTAVRFSFQASGAVILLAGVFLGEVIGALERMEENLGTKAMFAVVLILLLSPLPVIAARDMGTLADAQATGEAVPKSWQDTLLWMKNNSNPLDSATGWWDYGYWIESSLLSNRRTPTDGGHGYDRRYILAKFYSHSGNAGEVDFEAWGLNYLIAWQSDIFKFNAISYLGGAITYDEYEHTPMFMPVGPQYGSTILYDNKSKTYYVQATYNGRVLQYIPKIVIDMSSSSVHQNSQPNVPYVLYIYPGNWGIMAYEKIAFSNFVQLAFNSINPMNVTDSMKLRSNFVPVKMEGGVNTYEFRPFAVYRIDLLVNGTPSNGTWNPVYSSLAPTKLPIGNHTFKIYISAFGRDVENATLVFEAYQNGTLVKRETLAENLHIDHLNETPVIATINVPNATSYRMVLIQDGPVGVLNGPVKVDGKEVNPSFPIAPGKSGDMELTAAFRKDYENVTLALRATVVYYLTPNGKDIYKNEFYLDPHQDIITYIPIKEMSVKAGDNQISAHVEVPDDVFSAYIEELKQKYGDNFVVHSKRLEPVFITKKEYVIWEG, from the coding sequence ATGGTTAAGAGTAAGGTAAAGAAACAAAAGGAAAAAGTCAAGACCCCAAAGGGAGGCCGCAAAGAGCCTGAGAGCCTTAAGAAACTGGCTTCCCTTTACCCCAAGCTGAAAACCTATGGACTGGCAGTACTCACCCTGATCGTGGCCTATTACGGCTACATCATCAGGATGAAGACGGCTAAACTCAAGTACTTCCTTGACCCGGACACCTTCTATCACTTTGAGATGTTTAAGCAAGCGGTAAAAGAGGGGATACCCCACTACTGGCCATTGGCTGAGGCCCCCACCGGGATCAAGGTTAGTGGGTCCCTCGGTCTCTACGCCATCCCCGCCAAGGTCTACAACCTTATATTCAGCCACCTCGGCTACACAGAACTCGACTTCTTTAAGATGTGGACGCCCCTCGTTGGCGCGATCACGATAGTTGGGGTATACCTCCTCGGCAGGAAACTCCACTCCGACTGGGCAGGCTTTTGGGCAGCGGTGTTCCTGGCATTCTCCTACGCGAACTACACAAAGACCTACTCCGGAAACGCCAGGGGTGAGGCGCCGTTCCTCATGTTCTTCGTCTTTGCCCTGATCGCAATGACTTACTACCTCGATGAAAAGGCCAACTGGAAAGAGATCTCCAAATCCTGGAAGAAAGTCCTGTGGGGGATCCTTTTCCTGGTCTTCGGCTGGCTCTTCATGATGAGCTGGCAGGGAAGCGAGTTTGGAGTAGGTGTGCTGCTGCTCTTTATGGGCATCTACCCGATACTCCTCTTCGTCTTTGGAAAAATAGAAGAGCTCAAGCGCTTCACCTACGAGTTCTATCCACTGATGCTCGTGCTGCTCCTTGGAGCGATTCCGTTGACTAGTATTCCCCTAATCGGATACAAGAGCTTCCTCGTGTTCTCCCTTGAAGTCTACTTTGCAATAGTAGTTCTAACCGCAATAATGCTCTTCGGGGAGAAAGTTGGCCTCAACTACTCGGACAAGAAGCACAGGTTTGGAACAGTCCTTGCCGTCGGCGTCCTGGGCTTCCTTGGTGCATACCTTTACTTTGGCCCCGACCTCTGGAAGTTCCTTGCTGGAGCCTACCAGTCGAACCCGCTCTACCAGACGGTTGCTGAACTTGCGAAGACTCGCTGGGTTGATGTCAAGAACGCCTTCAGCATACACTACGCACATGGAGCGGGACAGGATGGCATGCTCTATATATTCTCCATTGTTGGCTTCCTCGTCATTCTAAGCAGGATTTCATGGAAGCTCTACAAAGGGGACATAACGGGGTACAAGGAGGTGTTCCTTGTTGTCTACTACGCCGCCGCGACTTACTTCCTCTGGACGGCGGTGAGGTTCAGCTTCCAGGCGTCCGGGGCGGTTATCCTGCTCGCGGGCGTTTTCCTTGGGGAGGTAATAGGGGCCCTCGAAAGGATGGAAGAAAACCTTGGAACTAAGGCAATGTTCGCGGTGGTGCTGATCCTGCTCCTCTCACCCCTGCCTGTGATAGCGGCTAGGGACATGGGCACACTTGCAGATGCCCAGGCGACCGGAGAGGCAGTTCCAAAGTCCTGGCAGGACACCCTGCTCTGGATGAAGAACAACAGCAACCCCCTCGACAGCGCGACCGGCTGGTGGGACTACGGCTACTGGATAGAGTCTAGCCTGTTAAGCAACAGAAGAACCCCAACTGACGGTGGACACGGCTACGACAGGAGATACATCCTCGCGAAGTTCTATTCGCACAGCGGGAACGCGGGCGAGGTCGACTTCGAGGCGTGGGGGCTGAACTACCTCATCGCCTGGCAGAGTGACATCTTCAAGTTCAATGCCATAAGCTACCTCGGCGGTGCAATAACTTACGATGAATACGAGCATACTCCGATGTTCATGCCCGTTGGTCCACAGTACGGCTCAACGATCCTCTACGACAACAAGAGCAAGACCTACTACGTCCAGGCAACATATAACGGAAGAGTTCTCCAGTACATTCCGAAAATTGTAATAGACATGAGTAGCAGTTCTGTTCATCAGAACTCACAGCCCAATGTCCCATACGTTCTCTACATTTACCCCGGCAACTGGGGTATAATGGCCTATGAAAAAATAGCCTTCAGCAACTTCGTGCAGCTGGCCTTCAACTCCATTAACCCCATGAACGTGACGGACTCAATGAAGCTCCGCTCCAACTTCGTCCCGGTGAAGATGGAGGGCGGTGTCAACACCTACGAGTTCAGACCGTTCGCGGTCTACAGAATCGACCTCCTCGTGAACGGCACCCCCTCAAACGGAACATGGAACCCGGTTTACTCTTCCCTCGCCCCGACGAAGCTCCCGATCGGCAACCACACCTTCAAGATATACATCTCTGCCTTCGGCAGGGACGTTGAGAACGCCACGCTGGTGTTCGAGGCCTACCAGAACGGAACCCTCGTGAAGAGGGAAACCCTCGCCGAGAACCTCCACATAGACCACCTCAATGAGACCCCGGTGATCGCTACCATAAACGTCCCCAACGCGACCAGCTACCGCATGGTGCTCATCCAGGACGGGCCTGTTGGAGTGCTCAACGGCCCCGTTAAGGTCGACGGAAAGGAAGTCAACCCGAGCTTCCCGATAGCGCCCGGCAAGAGCGGAGACATGGAGCTAACCGCCGCCTTCAGGAAGGACTACGAGAACGTTACCCTCGCGCTCAGGGCAACGGTGGTTTACTACCTTACACCCAACGGCAAGGACATATACAAGAACGAGTTCTACCTCGATCCGCACCAGGACATAATCACTTACATCCCAATCAAAGAGATGAGCGTCAAGGCGGGCGACAACCAGATAAGCGCACACGTTGAAGTCCCGGACGATGTGTTCAGTGCTTACATAGAGGAGCTGAAGCAGAAGTACGGCGACAACTTTGTTGTCCATAGCAAGAGGCTCGAACCGGTCTTCATCACGAAGAAGGAGTACGTGATCTGGGAGGGTTAA